Genomic segment of Candidatus Eremiobacterota bacterium:
AGGTCAACGGCCTCTCCCGTGCAGACATTATATACCCTGTGCCGCGGATCATGTTCAAGAAACCATGCGATGATTTTCACCAGGTCATCAATGAAAAGATAGTCAAAATAGACATTCTGCTTCATAGTGATGGGAAGGTCATGGAGGGCTTTGCAGCAGGCATTTGAGATGAAGCGGATCTCCCAGTCCTCGTATTTCCCGTAGACGCCGAAAAGCACGAGGTGCACAATCGACAGGGCGCCTTCCAGGTATTTTCGCATGACATACTTTGAGAAGCCGTAGCCATCGGCAGGGACGGAGCTGTCAAAATATTCCTCCTTCATGAGGGGGACCCAGTGAGGCCTGCTGTACTCGGCGCCGGAGCCGAAGTTGATCATTTTCCCGAAGAGGGGAGCGTTCCTCGCAATGTTGAAGAACATCAGCAGGTTGTGTTCCAGGACCTTCGACAGGTCCTTGCGGGAGTTTCTGGAGGCATTCCATGTGGCTGCGTGGATCACCGCGTCAAACTTGTGCTCCGTAAGGTAATCCCTTACCTTCACGCAGTCGAGAAGGTCCAGCTCTTCGCTCGACGGCGCCATGACGGTATGACGTGAGCCGAGCTGCTCACAGAGATTCCTGCCGATAAAGCCTCTTCCCCCGGTGATGAAGATTTTCATGATCTCCTCTTTTCAGTGGCCTATAGTGCGTCAGCGGTTCCGGCCTCCCCCGGCCTGGGTCATAAAGCCCGTTATCTCCTGGGCAGGGATGCCCGTTATTTTCGACACCTTGTCCGCAAAGGCCGCCTGATCCGGTGCCGCTGCGGCCTTTTTTTCATTGAAAGTGGAAAGCAGAAGCTGCTTATCCTGTGCCGAGAGCTTCCTTCCCAGCTTCTCCTCGAGCCTGGTGACAAAGCCTGTTGCGGCGCCTTCCCTTGATTCGCCTACCTTGGGAAGCAGCTCTTTCACCTCCTCCGCCTGGCATCCGAGCTGCCCCGCGACCTGCACCGCGAAGTCGTCCTGGAGGGCTTTCAGTCTCGTGATGAGATCGCGGGAGGCAGCGCCTATCTGCTGGCGCTCACCGGTGGTGAGCGCCCTTCCAAGCCTTGCCTCCAGTTTTTCCAGCAGGGGGAATTTTTTCTGGCCTGCCACCGGTGCCGTTCCCTGGGCTGATACCATGCCGGTGGTGAGAAGGATGGTTAAAGCCGCTAAAATCAATGCCATTCCCTTTGTCTTCATTGCCATTGCTCCTTTCAGCATTTATTCAATGCGGGCTTCAAGAGGGCTCCTTCCGGAACATGGAAAGAGCCTTGTTGATTGCTCCCTTTATTTCTTCAACGCTCTGGGGCAGCTCGTTCCGGAGCAGCTCCCCGCCTTCAGGGCTGAAAAAGAAGACCGCGGGAGATCGTAGAGCTGCAGGATGTGCCGGCAGCTCTGCAGCACCGGCCACGGCGAACAGTATCTCATGCTGCCTGAGAAATGAGGCCAGCCCGGCGTTGAGAGGATTAAGAAGCTGCCGCGATGCCATTTCCATAAGGTCCGGAAGCTCCCCGGGAGTTCCCCGGCTCTCTTCCATCACTGCCACCATGAGCAGGGTGCGGGTGCGTCTCGCTTCCGCGAGCCCTTCCCGGAAGGATTCGAAGTGGAATTTCACTGGCACAGGCGGCTCTGGAGGAGGGGTATGGACCAGAAGGTCCAGGAAGGGGCGCTCATAGGGTTCCCTTTCAATCCCGATGCCTTCGCAGCAAGGATGGAGATCGTCGTGGTGAGCGCTGATTCCCCTTGTGGGGCTCTGAGCGGGATAATCGGCGTTCACACCTCTGGTGAGGGAAGCTCTCTGCGGGGTAGAAGCTTCAATGCCTAATGTGGTCATGGGTGCCTGAGGCCTGCAGTTCTCATGCCACCTGCCATCCTCGAGGAGCCTGCGGAATTCCTGCACC
This window contains:
- a CDS encoding NAD(P)-dependent oxidoreductase, whose amino-acid sequence is MKIFITGGRGFIGRNLCEQLGSRHTVMAPSSEELDLLDCVKVRDYLTEHKFDAVIHAATWNASRNSRKDLSKVLEHNLLMFFNIARNAPLFGKMINFGSGAEYSRPHWVPLMKEEYFDSSVPADGYGFSKYVMRKYLEGALSIVHLVLFGVYGKYEDWEIRFISNACCKALHDLPITMKQNVYFDYLFIDDLVKIIAWFLEHDPRHRVYNVCTGEAVDLETCARIVCQVSGKELPIRAVLTGLGREYSGDNSRLLGELGAFPFSPAEESIKCLFSWYESHRDSIDRNKLLVDK